The uncultured Hyphomonas sp. genome includes a window with the following:
- a CDS encoding OmpA family protein, with protein MALATRMVTGAAAVLALAACSGQDSAQTAQPTASAAEADCIPIADGTYQIRDGKILVMRTDASAVPEPAPIPDLPAGAVGWAAKLEQSFATGQYSWLGLQVRDGVAAVIGTAPGLAARDVSFITAKSAIENDPEGSEKVDLIVNAMGVEGIEERLGAGLSRLMMSDLTVNDCQDAFNQTLRVDDIDFPVNMAELSAAELPVADMVTGIARLCSAHNIEIAEHTDSRGSDSYNLQLSRQRAKAIRDYMVERGVDEAVLTAKGYGESQPVDSGNSAEARDRNERTEIIVTAR; from the coding sequence ATGGCTCTGGCGACACGAATGGTTACCGGTGCTGCGGCAGTCCTGGCGCTGGCCGCCTGTTCGGGGCAGGACAGTGCCCAAACGGCACAACCGACGGCCAGTGCGGCCGAAGCGGACTGTATCCCGATTGCGGACGGCACCTATCAGATCCGTGACGGCAAGATCCTCGTCATGCGCACAGACGCGTCGGCTGTGCCGGAACCGGCCCCGATCCCGGATCTGCCGGCAGGCGCTGTCGGCTGGGCGGCAAAGCTCGAACAATCTTTCGCAACGGGCCAGTATTCCTGGCTTGGCCTGCAGGTGCGCGACGGCGTTGCCGCTGTGATCGGCACGGCCCCGGGGCTCGCTGCCCGGGATGTGAGCTTCATCACCGCAAAATCCGCGATCGAGAACGACCCGGAAGGCTCTGAGAAGGTGGATCTGATCGTCAATGCGATGGGCGTGGAAGGCATCGAAGAGCGCCTTGGCGCGGGCCTGAGCCGCCTCATGATGAGCGACCTGACCGTCAATGACTGCCAGGATGCCTTTAATCAGACCCTGCGCGTCGACGACATCGATTTCCCGGTCAACATGGCCGAGCTGAGTGCGGCTGAACTGCCTGTGGCCGATATGGTGACCGGCATCGCACGGCTTTGCTCCGCTCATAATATCGAGATCGCCGAACATACGGACTCGCGCGGATCGGACAGCTACAACCTCCAGCTTTCCCGCCAGCGGGCCAAAGCCATCCGTGACTACATGGTTGAGCGCGGCGTGGACGAAGCCGTACTGACGGCCAAGGGTTATGGCGAATCCCAGCCGGTCGACAGCGGCAATTCCGCAGAGGCGCGTGACCGGAATGAACGGACCGAGATCATCGTCACCGCCCGCTGA
- a CDS encoding amidohydrolase family protein, which translates to MKRFGLAALAAVAFAGIATAQDAVIHAGYLLATPGDGYLRKQTIVVEDGRIVSVEAGYKPGPKGVPVINLRDAYVLPGLIDSHVHITSESGPGERIRAFEETTVDQAFDGAGYAHKTLLAGFTTVQDVGGSNDSVFGLRDAIAKGLVPGPRMRAAGQAVSVTGGHGDINGYAPDVMALFTGTNICNGADDCRRAVRQQVKEGADVIKITATGGVMSNTKAGLEQQFTDDELVAIVETAHSMGRQVTAHAHGKGGIESALRAGIDSIEHGTYLDDETIALFREHNATLVPTVLAGATVSGWVDEAWFPEASRQKAAIVGPLMQDMLRRAHEGGVNVAFGTDTGVSKHGDNAQEFALMVGAGFTPEEAIRAATVLASEHVEMDADIGTITPGKYADIIAVTADPLKDITELEDVDFVMKGGVVYKNED; encoded by the coding sequence ATGAAAAGGTTCGGTCTGGCCGCGCTCGCGGCTGTGGCATTCGCAGGCATTGCAACTGCGCAGGACGCGGTGATCCACGCAGGTTACCTGCTGGCGACACCGGGAGACGGCTATCTGCGCAAGCAGACCATTGTTGTGGAAGACGGCCGGATCGTTTCGGTCGAAGCAGGCTACAAGCCGGGACCGAAAGGCGTGCCGGTCATCAATTTGCGCGATGCCTATGTGCTGCCGGGCCTGATCGACAGCCATGTCCACATCACCAGCGAATCCGGCCCCGGTGAGCGGATCCGGGCTTTCGAGGAAACCACGGTCGACCAGGCGTTTGACGGGGCAGGCTACGCCCACAAGACGCTGCTGGCGGGGTTCACCACGGTGCAGGACGTCGGTGGATCGAACGATTCTGTGTTTGGCCTGCGCGATGCGATCGCCAAGGGACTGGTGCCCGGGCCGCGCATGCGGGCGGCCGGTCAGGCCGTGTCCGTCACGGGCGGTCATGGTGACATCAACGGCTATGCACCTGACGTGATGGCGCTGTTCACCGGCACGAACATCTGCAACGGAGCTGACGATTGCCGCCGGGCGGTCCGCCAGCAGGTGAAGGAAGGCGCAGACGTCATCAAGATCACCGCAACGGGCGGCGTGATGTCCAACACCAAGGCCGGTCTGGAACAGCAGTTCACCGATGACGAGCTCGTCGCCATCGTCGAGACGGCGCACTCCATGGGCCGCCAGGTGACGGCGCACGCGCATGGCAAGGGCGGGATTGAATCAGCCCTGCGTGCCGGGATCGATTCCATCGAGCACGGCACCTATCTGGACGACGAAACCATCGCCCTGTTCAGGGAACACAACGCAACGCTGGTGCCGACTGTTCTGGCAGGCGCAACGGTCAGCGGCTGGGTAGACGAGGCCTGGTTCCCGGAAGCAAGCCGCCAGAAAGCCGCCATTGTCGGCCCGCTGATGCAGGACATGCTGCGCCGGGCCCATGAGGGCGGTGTGAACGTGGCCTTCGGCACCGATACAGGCGTCTCGAAGCATGGCGACAATGCCCAGGAATTCGCCCTGATGGTGGGCGCTGGCTTCACGCCGGAAGAGGCCATCCGCGCGGCGACGGTCCTCGCGTCCGAACATGTCGAGATGGATGCCGATATCGGCACGATCACGCCGGGCAAATATGCGGACATCATTGCTGTCACGGCTGATCCGCTGAAAGACATCACGGAACTTGAAGACGTGGATTTCGTGATGAAAGGCGGCGTGGTCTACAAGAACGAAGACTGA
- a CDS encoding crotonase/enoyl-CoA hydratase family protein, which produces MNGFETLLYSVQDGHARITLNRPDKLNALSFVMQAELSAALWEADNDRDVHCVILEGAGRAFCAGYDLSGADGDVPVSPVEDREARSYRGHRSIDDDAWQLERQQRWRMALFDMHKPVIAKVHGYCLAGGCDLALLADMVIAAEDATFGFPPARDLGALPNNFWVYNCGPQWAKRLLLTGDTVTGTEAQAIGLILKAVPGEHLEDEVVGLAGRMAKIDPDLLSANKRIVNLAMELMGARTLQRLAVENDVRGHNTRAADGFRASVAEKGLKATLRARDAAFGDGRARVFGPEIRDETGRLTDD; this is translated from the coding sequence GTGAACGGATTTGAGACGCTTCTCTATTCGGTGCAGGACGGGCATGCGCGCATCACGCTGAACCGGCCGGACAAGCTGAACGCGCTCTCTTTCGTCATGCAGGCAGAACTCTCCGCCGCCCTCTGGGAAGCGGACAATGACCGGGATGTGCACTGTGTGATCCTGGAAGGCGCCGGCCGGGCTTTCTGCGCGGGCTATGACCTCTCCGGTGCAGACGGCGACGTGCCGGTCTCTCCGGTAGAGGACAGGGAGGCCAGATCCTATCGCGGCCATCGCAGCATTGATGACGATGCCTGGCAGCTGGAACGCCAGCAACGTTGGCGGATGGCGTTGTTCGACATGCACAAGCCGGTGATCGCGAAAGTGCACGGCTATTGCCTGGCAGGCGGGTGCGACCTGGCGCTGCTGGCGGACATGGTGATCGCCGCCGAAGATGCGACTTTCGGCTTTCCGCCCGCGCGGGACCTTGGCGCCCTGCCGAATAATTTCTGGGTCTATAATTGCGGGCCGCAATGGGCGAAGCGCCTGCTGCTGACCGGAGACACGGTCACCGGCACAGAGGCGCAGGCCATCGGCCTGATCCTGAAAGCCGTGCCGGGCGAGCATCTGGAAGATGAAGTCGTTGGCCTTGCCGGGCGGATGGCCAAGATCGACCCGGACCTGTTGTCTGCCAACAAGCGGATCGTGAACCTTGCTATGGAGCTGATGGGCGCGCGGACGCTGCAGCGGCTCGCTGTCGAAAACGACGTGCGCGGACATAACACCCGCGCAGCGGACGGCTTCCGGGCGAGTGTTGCCGAGAAGGGCTTGAAAGCCACGCTGAGAGCACGCGATGCGGCGTTCGGCGATGGGCGCGCCCGCGTCTTCGGACCGGAAATACGCGATGAGACCGGCCGGCTGACAGACGACTAA
- a CDS encoding DUF4262 domain-containing protein: protein MALSPELQAVANNVDRDGWTKVYVQKDPADPNSRLLFTVTVGMQEKFGLPELVIFGLNPETADGMVHNVAAKLVKEKKWTGEPLRMDGVLNEADVELRPVHPEHLGEVGAINIMIRRETGRPPLGGMIQVFWPGDDGLFPWDPDTTDEFRDQPRLDVPWKKD from the coding sequence ATGGCGCTTTCCCCCGAATTGCAGGCCGTGGCCAACAATGTCGACCGCGATGGCTGGACCAAGGTTTATGTTCAGAAAGACCCGGCAGATCCGAATTCGCGTCTCCTGTTCACGGTGACGGTCGGCATGCAGGAAAAGTTCGGCCTGCCGGAACTTGTCATCTTCGGCCTGAATCCCGAAACGGCTGACGGCATGGTGCACAATGTCGCCGCCAAGCTGGTGAAAGAGAAGAAGTGGACTGGCGAGCCGTTGCGAATGGACGGTGTGCTGAACGAAGCCGATGTCGAGCTGCGCCCGGTCCATCCGGAACACCTCGGCGAAGTGGGCGCGATCAATATCATGATCCGCCGCGAAACCGGGCGGCCGCCGCTCGGCGGCATGATCCAGGTGTTCTGGCCGGGCGACGATGGGCTCTTCCCATGGGATCCGGACACCACGGATGAGTTCCGCGACCAGCCGAGGCTGGATGTCCCTTGGAAGAAGGACTGA
- a CDS encoding MFS transporter, with the protein MTSDPSGDGHGPPQHTQRLGRRDLILLTLAGAVVTANAYYIHPIIALVAKDFGVTPSEIGLVPALNQIALALGILLLLPLGDRVSNRKLATIFATGQLAGLIVMALATDFRVFVAGSTFLGFSTITPYLLPAYASKRVAPERLGQVTATLTTGVIGGILLARVGAGWVGEHLGWRTVYFIAATVMAAVTFMLPRIMDEREKSEKDAPKHNYVGLVLSVFPIIRKHPEVLLSGTIQGLGFGIFLSVWLGLGLYLTSPAMGYGADTVGYLAAVSLLNLLTTPFLGAIADRVGPRKARVFVSMIQFCAVCLLGLLGHSLWLLLIPIMMMNVVGPLIDITGRMTFLSLPADVRTRLMTVYIVLMFIGGGLASWGATFAYEHAGWHGTTTLTLCLSALLMTLSFLGWWFGPERRGRVTRGHENGKLQEKETL; encoded by the coding sequence GTGACATCTGACCCATCCGGTGACGGGCACGGCCCGCCTCAGCACACGCAACGCCTCGGTCGGCGAGACCTGATCCTGCTGACCCTGGCGGGCGCCGTGGTGACGGCCAACGCCTATTACATCCATCCGATCATTGCGCTTGTGGCGAAGGATTTCGGCGTCACGCCGTCCGAGATCGGGCTGGTGCCAGCTCTGAACCAGATTGCGCTGGCGCTGGGCATCCTGCTGTTGCTGCCGCTCGGCGACCGGGTGTCGAACCGCAAGCTGGCGACGATCTTCGCAACCGGCCAGCTGGCGGGCCTGATCGTCATGGCGCTGGCGACCGATTTCCGGGTCTTCGTGGCAGGCTCCACCTTTCTCGGCTTCTCCACCATCACGCCTTACCTCTTGCCGGCTTACGCCTCCAAGCGTGTGGCGCCGGAGCGGCTCGGTCAGGTGACGGCGACGCTGACCACGGGCGTCATCGGCGGCATCCTGCTGGCGCGTGTCGGGGCAGGCTGGGTGGGTGAACATCTCGGCTGGCGAACGGTTTATTTCATCGCCGCGACGGTGATGGCGGCGGTCACCTTCATGCTGCCCCGGATCATGGATGAGCGGGAAAAGTCCGAGAAGGATGCGCCCAAACACAATTATGTCGGCCTCGTCCTGTCGGTCTTTCCGATCATCCGGAAGCATCCGGAAGTGCTGCTGTCCGGCACAATCCAGGGACTGGGCTTCGGCATCTTCCTGTCGGTCTGGCTGGGCCTCGGCCTCTACCTGACGAGCCCGGCCATGGGCTATGGCGCCGACACGGTGGGCTATCTTGCGGCGGTGTCGCTGCTGAACCTGCTGACCACGCCGTTCCTGGGGGCTATTGCCGACCGGGTGGGGCCGCGCAAGGCACGGGTGTTCGTTTCCATGATCCAGTTCTGCGCGGTCTGCCTGCTGGGCCTGCTCGGCCACAGCCTGTGGCTGCTGCTGATTCCGATCATGATGATGAACGTCGTCGGGCCGTTGATCGACATCACCGGGCGGATGACCTTCCTAAGCCTGCCGGCAGATGTGCGCACCCGCCTGATGACGGTCTACATCGTGCTGATGTTCATCGGCGGCGGGCTGGCCAGCTGGGGCGCGACCTTTGCCTATGAACATGCCGGCTGGCACGGCACGACCACGCTGACGCTCTGCCTGTCTGCCCTGTTGATGACGCTGTCTTTCCTGGGCTGGTGGTTCGGACCGGAGCGCCGCGGAAGGGTGACGCGCGGCCATGAAAATGGCAAACTTCAAGAAAAGGAAACACTATGA
- a CDS encoding phosphotransferase family protein → MADAPKASDLFTGTKEVAETHKFDEAALAAWMEENVEGYEGPLEVRQFKGGQSNPTYQLVTPNKKYVMRRKPPGKLLPSAHAVDREYRVISALYPLGYPVARPYGLCTDESVVGTMFYVMDMVEGRILWDGTLPDYEPAMRRKIYEAKVKTFADLHNVDWKKAGLEGFGKEGDYVARQIHRWTKQYKASETQHIPEMEQLIEWLPKNIPPGDRTTIVHGDYRLDNMVLHPTEPKVIAVLDWELCTLGDPLADFSYHLMNWVMPPGDSSRGSIMAIDDLKAWGIPTMEEYVDLYCKHTGRDGLPELDYYFAYNGFRLAGILQGIIGRVRDGTANSANAESNAARVVPLAKFAADYARRAGMPG, encoded by the coding sequence ATGGCCGACGCGCCGAAAGCTAGCGATCTGTTTACCGGCACCAAAGAGGTGGCGGAGACGCACAAATTCGACGAGGCCGCTCTGGCCGCCTGGATGGAAGAAAATGTCGAGGGCTATGAAGGCCCGCTGGAAGTCCGCCAGTTCAAGGGCGGCCAGTCCAACCCGACCTACCAGCTCGTCACCCCGAACAAGAAATATGTGATGCGCCGCAAGCCGCCGGGCAAGCTGTTGCCGAGCGCCCATGCCGTTGACCGGGAATACCGCGTGATTTCGGCGCTCTACCCGCTCGGCTATCCGGTCGCCCGGCCCTATGGCCTGTGCACCGACGAGAGCGTGGTCGGCACGATGTTCTATGTCATGGACATGGTGGAAGGCCGCATTCTGTGGGACGGCACGCTGCCGGACTATGAGCCGGCCATGCGCCGCAAGATCTATGAGGCGAAGGTGAAGACCTTCGCCGACCTCCACAATGTCGACTGGAAAAAAGCGGGCCTGGAAGGCTTCGGCAAGGAGGGCGACTATGTCGCCCGCCAGATCCACCGCTGGACGAAACAGTACAAAGCCTCAGAGACCCAGCACATTCCGGAGATGGAACAGCTGATCGAGTGGCTGCCGAAGAACATCCCGCCCGGCGACCGGACGACGATCGTCCATGGCGACTACCGCCTCGACAATATGGTGCTGCATCCGACCGAGCCGAAAGTCATCGCCGTGCTGGACTGGGAACTGTGCACGCTGGGTGATCCGCTGGCGGACTTTTCCTATCACCTGATGAACTGGGTGATGCCGCCGGGCGACTCGTCGCGCGGATCGATCATGGCGATTGACGATCTCAAGGCCTGGGGCATTCCGACCATGGAAGAATATGTCGACCTCTACTGTAAGCACACCGGCCGCGATGGCCTGCCGGAGCTCGACTATTACTTCGCTTATAATGGCTTCCGTCTCGCAGGCATCCTGCAGGGCATTATCGGCCGGGTGCGTGACGGCACCGCCAACAGCGCGAACGCTGAAAGCAACGCCGCGCGCGTCGTGCCGCTGGCCAAGTTTGCCGCCGACTATGCCCGCCGCGCCGGGATGCCGGGGTGA
- a CDS encoding murein L,D-transpeptidase catalytic domain-containing protein: MRRFLASTGVSLTALCLAALPAAAIPVDPQGLIRPELLGEALASLKAHSDAADPSHLVIVDYARRSSEPRAYIINLETGLVEDTFRAAHGSGSDPDHDGFLDEFSDVPGSSASPKGAYLLAEQYVGKHGKSLRLDGLDPTNANARARAIVIHAADYAEPSFLKKWGKLGRSNGCIVFSKKDLATFLKDVPRRTLIYVGK; encoded by the coding sequence ATGAGACGTTTTCTGGCCAGTACGGGTGTCAGCCTTACCGCCCTTTGTCTCGCTGCCCTGCCCGCCGCGGCGATTCCCGTCGATCCGCAGGGGCTGATCCGGCCGGAACTGCTGGGCGAGGCCCTGGCTTCCCTGAAAGCCCACAGCGACGCGGCCGATCCGTCTCACCTTGTGATTGTGGACTATGCCCGCCGGTCCAGCGAGCCGCGGGCCTATATCATCAATCTGGAAACCGGCCTGGTGGAAGACACCTTCCGCGCCGCCCATGGCTCAGGCTCGGACCCTGACCATGACGGCTTCCTCGACGAATTCTCCGACGTGCCCGGCTCCTCCGCCAGCCCGAAGGGCGCCTACCTGCTGGCTGAGCAATATGTCGGCAAGCATGGCAAGTCTCTCCGCCTCGACGGCCTCGACCCGACCAATGCCAACGCCCGCGCCCGGGCGATTGTCATCCACGCCGCCGACTATGCCGAACCGTCCTTCCTCAAGAAGTGGGGCAAACTCGGCCGCTCGAATGGCTGCATCGTCTTCTCGAAGAAAGACCTCGCCACCTTCCTGAAAGACGTCCCCCGCCGCACGCTGATTTACGTCGGCAAGTGA